Genomic DNA from Nitratidesulfovibrio vulgaris str. Hildenborough:
TACGCCCGTGACAAGCCATGTGCGCGGGCTGGCGTTGATGTCCTGCAGGACGGAGTCGAACGTGCTCATTGTATACCTCCGGGCGGTACGGGCCGCCGTTGTGTGCGATATGCCGCGTGCCCCGGCGGGGCATACGGCCTAGCCGGATGTATACACTTGGACGAGGCCTGTAAAGGCGCGCACGTTAGAAGCTGCGAGCGCTACAGTTCAAGCAGGCGCGCGACGCGTGCCGGGTCGAGTCCGCCATGCGCGTCGGCGGGGCCGTCACCCAGAAGGCGCAGCACTTCGCCGTAGGCCTGGTCGGCGTCATCGGCAGCGGGGCGCACGGGCACACCGGCAAGCTGGTCGGCAGGGCTGGTGGTGCTGCGTTTGCGTTCGGCGAGGTCGCGGACACGGTGCAGCAGCGAGTCGACGCGGGAGAACGGATCGTTCACGGAATGGGTGGCGGTGATGGTGGACATGGCTACCTCCGGCAGGGTTTTCCTTGTGGCGGAAACAAGCAAGAAGCGTGCAAGCTGGTGCGTCGAGCGCCTTGATGGCGCCTTCGATGTGGCGCTTCGACGTCACGTTTCACCATGGCGCATCGGGGACGCCTCGTCGGGCAAGGCTGCCGTGTGCGGCCGCACGGCAGGCGTAACCATCGTAAGGGGCAAGTGCAGCCTTGCGTTTCCGGGGCGACACGGTACACTCTTGCAGGCGGCTTCTGCCGCCGAACCGTGTCTGCCGCCGAACCGTGTCGGGCAAGACGCGGGCCATTTTCCGGAGGCCGCACATCGCATGGCACGTCATCTTCTTCTCTTCGACATCGGCAACACCAACGTCAAGGTGGGCATCGCCACCGAAGGCACCGTGCTCACGTCCTACGCCCTGCCTACCGACGGCACGCAGACGGGTGACGGCTTCGGGCTGGCGCTGCTGGACATCATGCGTCATGCGGGGCTTGGCGCGGACGACATCGACGCGTGCGTGGGCAGTTCTGTTGTGCCAAGCCTCGACCCCCTGCTGCGCCACGCCTGCGAGCGTTTCCTGTGGCGACCGTTGCAGTTGGCGCATGTCGACCTGCCCGTGCCGCTCGAGAACCGCTACGAGCGCCCCACCGAAGTGGGTGCCGACCGGCTGGTGGCGGCGTTCGCCGCCCGCAGGCTCTATCCCGACGCACGGGCGCTCGTCTCCGTCGATTTCGGCACGGCAACGACATTTGACTGTGTCGATGGCGACGCGTATCTTGGTGGACTGATTTGTCCCGGTGTCCTTTCCTCTGCCGGGGCGCTTTCGTCGCGTACGGCGAAGCTCCCCCGCGTGAGCCTCGAAGTGAGCGAGGACATGCCCGTTGTCGGGCGAAGCACCACCACGAGCCTCAATCACGGCTTCATCTTCGGTTTCGCCGCCCTTGCGGAAGGTGTGACCGCGCGGCTGCGCAAGGTGTTGCCCGAACCGCTTGAAGTGGTCGCCACAGGCGGCTTCGCCCGTGCCGTGGCCCGGGTTTCGGACTGTTTCGACCATGTCAGGCCCGACCTGCTGCTGGAGGGCCTGAGATTGCTGTATCTTGAAAGCGAACAACGCTGACAGGCTAATGGCCCGGCAGACCCTCCCGCGGGCTGACCGGCGCAAGGCGGCGCACCGTCGCCGCACCTCAGAAAGCAAGGAGATGCACATGAGCACCATCGTTTCCGTCTGGGCGCGCGAGATTCTTGACTCCCGCGGGAATCCCACCATCGAGGTCGAAGTCTCCCTCGAATCCGGCCATTCCGGGCGTGCCGCCGTGCCGTCCGGTGCCTCCACCGGCACCCGTGAAGCCCTCGAACTGCGTGACGGCGA
This window encodes:
- a CDS encoding type III pantothenate kinase; the protein is MARHLLLFDIGNTNVKVGIATEGTVLTSYALPTDGTQTGDGFGLALLDIMRHAGLGADDIDACVGSSVVPSLDPLLRHACERFLWRPLQLAHVDLPVPLENRYERPTEVGADRLVAAFAARRLYPDARALVSVDFGTATTFDCVDGDAYLGGLICPGVLSSAGALSSRTAKLPRVSLEVSEDMPVVGRSTTTSLNHGFIFGFAALAEGVTARLRKVLPEPLEVVATGGFARAVARVSDCFDHVRPDLLLEGLRLLYLESEQR